The DNA window CCAGCCCGTGGAGCGGGTTCGAAAGCGCCAGCAGGCCATACAGCGACGGGGCCAGCAACACCCCCGAGAGCCGGGCTGGCGTGAGCCACCCGTCCCGGCCTGTGTACGTGAGCGCGAACACGACCCACAGACCGACGATGAGCCCCGAGATAAGTCGCGTCAACAGGAACACCACCGTCGCGACCCCCGGGTCCGCTGTGGTGAGCCAGGCGATGTTGAGCAGACACCAGCCGACGGCGGCGACCATCAGCCAGGCGAACGGGACCGTCCCCGGCATGGACCGGTCCCGCCACGCCCCCGCCGCCAGGACCCCGCTGACGAGCGCACCCGCTGCGCTCCCGGCGACGAGTATGCCCGTAACATCGGCGTACATACTTCTACTGTCAGAATTCGTCTCTCGGATTTATGCGTTTGGCCCGTGTTCTCAATCCTGAGAGCGCCCTCGCCGACCCGCTACCTTTTTGCCCACCCTGCGAAAATCCGCAGGCATGCTAACCGTCCGGGCACCGGCTACCAGCGCGAACCTCGGCAGCGGCTTCGACGTCTTCGGCGTCGCGCTGGAGCGCCCGGCCGACGTCGTCCGCGTCTCGAAGGCCGACCGGACGACCATCGAGGTGACCGGCGCGGGCAGCCAGTTCATCCCCGAAGACCCCGACAAGAACACCGTCGGGGCCGTCGCAGAGGCACTCGAAGCGCCCGCCCATATCCAGATAGACAAGGGCGTGCGCCCGGCGTCGGGACTGGGCTCGTCTGCGGCCAGCGCCGCCGCCGCGGCCGTCGGGCTGAACGAACTCTACGACCGCGGCTACACCCGCGAGGAGCTGGTCCCCATCGCCGCCAAGGGCGAGGCCGTCGTCTCCGGCGACGCCCACGACGACAACGTCGCACCCTCCATCCTTGGTGGGTTCACCATCGCCACGGAGTCGGGTGTCCGGCAGGTCGACGCCTCGATTCCGCTGGTCGCCTGTCTCCCCGACATCGTCGTCTCGACGCGGGACGCCCGCCGCGTCGTCCCCGAACACGCCCGCGTCGACCAGCTCGTCGAGACGGTCGGCAACGCCGCGACGCTCACGACTGGGATGCACCGCGACGACCCCGGACTCGTCGGCGAAGGGATGCACGACACGGTGGTGACGCCGGCGCGCGCGAAACTCATCGACGGCTACGAGTCGGTTCGCGAGGCCGCACTGGAGGCGGGCGCGACTGGGGTGACGATTTCGGGGGCCGGGCCCACAGTCATCGCCGCGTGTTACGAGGGCTCCCAGCGCGCGATTGCGAGTGCCATGCTCGACACCTTCGGCGAACACGGCGTGGACGCGCGTGCCTACCAGAGCCGTATCGGCCGCGGTGCGCAGATTTTCTGAGACCGTCAGGCGCTGTCGACGACCGCTTCGAGCCGACTGTCCCCGTTGGGCAGGGGCGGTCCGTGACCGGGGCAGGCGTACCCGAAGCCGTCGATCCGGTCGAGGACCCGCTCGATACTCTCGGCGACCCGGGACTGGTCGTAACTCGTCAGCCGGCCTGCGGGACGAAGTCTGTCCCCGGCCGTGTACACGAGGTCGCCCAGAAAGGCGGCGTCGACGTCTTCGTGGACGTAGACGGTGTGTCCCGGGGTGTGACCCGGCGTATGGTGGGCGCTGAACCCACCGATGTGGTCGGTGTTCTGGATGGGTTTGATGGGGAGGTCAGGGAGGGTGAGCTGCCGGTAGTACAGCCGGTGGAGGGCCTCCAGGCCAGTTCGAGCCGTCCACGGCGGAAGCGCGTCGCCGGCGACGTAGGGTTGGTCGGCACGGTGGACGAACACCGGGCAGTCGAGCGTCGGTGTGAGCCGCCCCAGCGTGCCGACGTGGTCGGCATCGTAATGAGTGACCAGTACGCGGTCGACCTCGTCGAGGCCGAAGCCGGCGTCCGCGAGTCCGGCCCGGACCGTCGACTCGTCACCTGGCCACCCGGCATCGACGAGTGTACACTCACCCTGGTGGGCAACGAGGTAGACGTTGGGCCGGTCACGCGTCCGGCAGTCGATGTGCCAGAGCCCATCCCGTAGCCGTGTCGCCATGGATTAATTTCGGACTTGGTGTGATAAAATAGCTCCGAATACGTCCAGAAAATTAGCACAGTGGGTCGGCTATCCGCGAGATTGCTATCCGCCCTGGACGAACTCGTTGCGCGTCTCGACCAGCACTTCCTCCGCGTGGCCGTCGGGGTCGTAGCGGTCGGGGTCGTAGACTCGTTTGACCTCGCCGTCGGCCAGCACGAACGTATACCGGTCGACGCGCCCACTGGTCGTGTCCAGGCCGAAGGCCTCGCCAATCGTCCCGTCGGGGTCGGCAAGCAGGTCGTAGAGGACGCCCATCTCCTCGGCGAACTCGTCGTGGCTCTCGACGGAGTCCATCGAGACGCCGTAGACGGCGATGCCG is part of the Haloarcula salinisoli genome and encodes:
- a CDS encoding homoserine kinase, whose translation is MLTVRAPATSANLGSGFDVFGVALERPADVVRVSKADRTTIEVTGAGSQFIPEDPDKNTVGAVAEALEAPAHIQIDKGVRPASGLGSSAASAAAAAVGLNELYDRGYTREELVPIAAKGEAVVSGDAHDDNVAPSILGGFTIATESGVRQVDASIPLVACLPDIVVSTRDARRVVPEHARVDQLVETVGNAATLTTGMHRDDPGLVGEGMHDTVVTPARAKLIDGYESVREAALEAGATGVTISGAGPTVIAACYEGSQRAIASAMLDTFGEHGVDARAYQSRIGRGAQIF
- a CDS encoding peroxiredoxin, encoding MLEPGDPAPEISAQNQYGETVTPDFDEPTVVYFYPEDFTEGCTIEARDFQETMPKFREGGIAVYGVSMDSVESHDEFAEEMGVLYDLLADPDGTIGEAFGLDTTSGRVDRYTFVLADGEVKRVYDPDRYDPDGHAEEVLVETRNEFVQGG
- a CDS encoding MBL fold metallo-hydrolase, giving the protein MATRLRDGLWHIDCRTRDRPNVYLVAHQGECTLVDAGWPGDESTVRAGLADAGFGLDEVDRVLVTHYDADHVGTLGRLTPTLDCPVFVHRADQPYVAGDALPPWTARTGLEALHRLYYRQLTLPDLPIKPIQNTDHIGGFSAHHTPGHTPGHTVYVHEDVDAAFLGDLVYTAGDRLRPAGRLTSYDQSRVAESIERVLDRIDGFGYACPGHGPPLPNGDSRLEAVVDSA